One genomic segment of Arachis duranensis cultivar V14167 chromosome 4, aradu.V14167.gnm2.J7QH, whole genome shotgun sequence includes these proteins:
- the LOC107483227 gene encoding wall-associated receptor kinase-like 1 isoform X1, which produces MVLQFGFHVMLIVSAIHTLASAQYEYKNSRTAQPGCNSTCGRVSIPFPYGMNEPKCYADQWFQIECRNHTPYLKSIGVEVSSIDVSEGTIVIKNPIHRWKCKHNNATTTQKQVVDLRGSPFVYSQENNVFVSVGCNGISFLVFNGTQVSSCVSICNGDKDDVDRIIHIGNCNGEYCCVTSLPSYLSEFNVTTESFGINNSNHRHASASSDDECSYAAIMIKQYSSGYYTGYSWAEDLTLLETVPALLEWEIRNSSVRLPGTCKSSNVTLTSSSKNSARRCHCEQGFIGNPYIPGGCSHFNPNVVTDDNQDGDHYGNEEINSSRSKWAIVGVFSSVGSIILLMGSWRVYKVIKRRIVKNRKENNFKKNGGVLLEQRISSGEVNVNKVKHFTLKELEKATDNFNMNRVLGKGGQGTVYKGMLVDGNIVAVKKFRVQGNVEEFINEFVILSQINHRNVVKLLGCCLEKEIPLLVYEFIPNGNLYEYLHGQNEDLPMTWDMRLRIASEIAGALFYLHSAASQPIYHRDVKSTNILLDGKYRAKVADFGTSRMISIEDTHLTTVVQGTFGYLDPEYFHTSQLTEKSDVYSFGVVLLELLTGQKPLSSLGSNEAKSLASYFVISVEEDRLFDIIDDRVTNEGDKEHIIAVANLAYRCLELNGKRRPTMKEVARELDEIWKLERKSNNALQNHHEEIEYPAIEYHHPWFADSAPDICPSNITLTSESDVMHILTE; this is translated from the exons ATGGTTCTTCAATTTGGGTTTCATGTCATGTTAATAGTATCCGCTATACATACACTGGCATCTGCACAATACGAATACAAAAATAGTCGTACAGCGCAACCTGGCTGCAATTCCACATGTGGACGTGTTAGTATCCCTTTCCCATATGGAATGAACGAACCCAAATGCTATGCAGACCAGTGGTTCCAAATAGAGTGCAGAAACCACACACCTTACCTGAAATCTATAGGAGTGGAGGTGTCGTCAATTGATGTATCAGAAGGCACGATTGTAATCAAGAATCCAATTCACCGTTGGAAATGCAAACACAACAACGCTACTACTACTCAGAAGCAAGTGGTTGACCTGAGAGGAAGCCCCTTCGTGTATTCGCAGGAAAACAACGTGTTTGTATCAGTTGGATGCAATGGAATCTCTTTCTTGGTTTTCAATGGGACGCAAGTTAGCAGCTGCGTTTCGATTTGCAACGGCGACAAGGACGACGTCGACAGGATCATTCATATCGGCAATTGCAACGGCGAATACTGCTGCGTGACCTCCTTGCCTTCGTATCTCTCGGAATTCAACGTGACAACGGAGAGTTTCGGGATCAACAATAGTAATCATCGTCATGCGAGTGCGAGTAGTGATGACGAGTGCAGCTATGCGGCGATTATGATAAAACAGTATAGTTCTGGTTACTATACCGGTTACAGTTGGGCTGAAGATCTGACTCTTTTAGAGACCGTTCCGGCGTTGTTAGAATGGGAGATTCGTAACTCATCAGTAAGGCTCCCTGGAACCTGCAAGAGCAGCAATGTTACACTTACATCATCTTCGAAGAACTCAGCTCGGAGATGTCACTGCGAACAAGGATTCATTGGCAATCCCTACATTCCAGGAGGCTGCAGCCACTTCAACCCCAACGTCG TTACAGATGATAATCAGGATGGAGACCACTACGGCAACGAAGAAATTAACAGCAGCCGATCAAAATGGGCTATAGTAG GTGTTTTCTCGAGTGTTGGATCTATCATTTTACTCATGGGTTCATGGAGGGTATATAAGGTTATAAAGAGAAGAATAGTAAAGAACCGCAAAGAAAATAACTTCAAAAAGAATGGAGGTGTGCTGTTAGAACAAAGGATATCTTCAGGGGAAGTTAATGTTAACAAAGTTAAACACTTTACCTTAAAGGAGCTAGAGAAGGCCACGGATAACTTCAACATGAACAGAGTCCTCGGTAAGGGAGGACAAGGTACCGTCTACAAAGGAATGCTTGTAGATGGAAACATTGTTGCTGTCAAAAAGTTCAGGGTCCAAGGGAACGTGGAGGAATTTATCAATGAATTTGTCATCCTTTCACAAATTAACCATAGAAATGTGGTTAAGTTGTTAGGATGTTGTTTGGAGAAGGAAATTCCTTTGCTTGTTTATGAGTTCATTCCCAATGGCAATCTTTATGAATATTTGCATGGCCAAAATGAGGACTTGCCAATGACTTGGGATATGCGTTTGAGAATTGCATCTGAGATTGCAGGAGCTTTGTTTTACTTACATTCAGCTGCCTCTCAACCAATTTATCACAGAGACGTGAAGTCAACAAATATTTTGTTGGATGGAAAGTACAGAGCAAAAGTAGCTGACTTTGGAACTTCTAGAATGATCTCTATTGAAGATACTCATCTCACCACTGTAGTTCAAGGAACTTTTGGATATCTGGATCCTGAATACTTTCATACTAGTCAATTGACAGAAAAGAGTGATGTTTACAGTTTTGGAGTCGTTCTTCTTGAACTATTAACAGGACAAAAACCGTTATCCTCCTTAGGATCTAACGAAGCGAAAAGTTTGGCTTCCTATTTTGTTATTTCTGTTGAGGAAGATCGCTTGTTTGACATTATTGATGATAGGGTGACAAATGAAGGAGACAAAGAACACATAATTGCTGTTGCCAATCTTGCATATAGATGCTTAGAGCTCAATGGGAAAAGAAGGCCAACTATGAAAGAAGTCGCAAGAGAACTGGATGAGATCTGGAAATTGGAGAGGAAGTCTAATAATGCACTACAAAATCATCATGAAGAAATTGAGTATCCTGCAATTGAATATCACcatccatggtttgcagattcTGCTCCCGATATATGTCCAAGCAATATAACACTCACCTCAGAGTCAGATGTTATGCATATTCTTACCGAATAA
- the LOC107483227 gene encoding wall-associated receptor kinase-like 22 isoform X2 → MVLQFGFHVMLIVSAIHTLASAQYEYKNSRTAQPGCNSTCGRVSIPFPYGMNEPKCYADQWFQIECRNHTPYLKSIGVEVSSIDVSEGTIVIKNPIHRWKCKHNNATTTQKQVVDLRGSPFVYSQENNVFVSVGCNGISFLVFNGTQVSSCVSICNGDKDDVDRIIHIGNCNGEYCCVTSLPSYLSEFNVTTESFGINNSNHRHASASSDDECSYAAIMIKQYSSGYYTGYSWAEDLTLLETVPALLEWEIRNSSVRLPGTCKSSNVTLTSSSKNSARRCHCEQGFIGNPYIPGGCSHFNPNVDDNQDGDHYGNEEINSSRSKWAIVGVFSSVGSIILLMGSWRVYKVIKRRIVKNRKENNFKKNGGVLLEQRISSGEVNVNKVKHFTLKELEKATDNFNMNRVLGKGGQGTVYKGMLVDGNIVAVKKFRVQGNVEEFINEFVILSQINHRNVVKLLGCCLEKEIPLLVYEFIPNGNLYEYLHGQNEDLPMTWDMRLRIASEIAGALFYLHSAASQPIYHRDVKSTNILLDGKYRAKVADFGTSRMISIEDTHLTTVVQGTFGYLDPEYFHTSQLTEKSDVYSFGVVLLELLTGQKPLSSLGSNEAKSLASYFVISVEEDRLFDIIDDRVTNEGDKEHIIAVANLAYRCLELNGKRRPTMKEVARELDEIWKLERKSNNALQNHHEEIEYPAIEYHHPWFADSAPDICPSNITLTSESDVMHILTE, encoded by the exons ATGGTTCTTCAATTTGGGTTTCATGTCATGTTAATAGTATCCGCTATACATACACTGGCATCTGCACAATACGAATACAAAAATAGTCGTACAGCGCAACCTGGCTGCAATTCCACATGTGGACGTGTTAGTATCCCTTTCCCATATGGAATGAACGAACCCAAATGCTATGCAGACCAGTGGTTCCAAATAGAGTGCAGAAACCACACACCTTACCTGAAATCTATAGGAGTGGAGGTGTCGTCAATTGATGTATCAGAAGGCACGATTGTAATCAAGAATCCAATTCACCGTTGGAAATGCAAACACAACAACGCTACTACTACTCAGAAGCAAGTGGTTGACCTGAGAGGAAGCCCCTTCGTGTATTCGCAGGAAAACAACGTGTTTGTATCAGTTGGATGCAATGGAATCTCTTTCTTGGTTTTCAATGGGACGCAAGTTAGCAGCTGCGTTTCGATTTGCAACGGCGACAAGGACGACGTCGACAGGATCATTCATATCGGCAATTGCAACGGCGAATACTGCTGCGTGACCTCCTTGCCTTCGTATCTCTCGGAATTCAACGTGACAACGGAGAGTTTCGGGATCAACAATAGTAATCATCGTCATGCGAGTGCGAGTAGTGATGACGAGTGCAGCTATGCGGCGATTATGATAAAACAGTATAGTTCTGGTTACTATACCGGTTACAGTTGGGCTGAAGATCTGACTCTTTTAGAGACCGTTCCGGCGTTGTTAGAATGGGAGATTCGTAACTCATCAGTAAGGCTCCCTGGAACCTGCAAGAGCAGCAATGTTACACTTACATCATCTTCGAAGAACTCAGCTCGGAGATGTCACTGCGAACAAGGATTCATTGGCAATCCCTACATTCCAGGAGGCTGCAGCCACTTCAACCCCAACGTCG ATGATAATCAGGATGGAGACCACTACGGCAACGAAGAAATTAACAGCAGCCGATCAAAATGGGCTATAGTAG GTGTTTTCTCGAGTGTTGGATCTATCATTTTACTCATGGGTTCATGGAGGGTATATAAGGTTATAAAGAGAAGAATAGTAAAGAACCGCAAAGAAAATAACTTCAAAAAGAATGGAGGTGTGCTGTTAGAACAAAGGATATCTTCAGGGGAAGTTAATGTTAACAAAGTTAAACACTTTACCTTAAAGGAGCTAGAGAAGGCCACGGATAACTTCAACATGAACAGAGTCCTCGGTAAGGGAGGACAAGGTACCGTCTACAAAGGAATGCTTGTAGATGGAAACATTGTTGCTGTCAAAAAGTTCAGGGTCCAAGGGAACGTGGAGGAATTTATCAATGAATTTGTCATCCTTTCACAAATTAACCATAGAAATGTGGTTAAGTTGTTAGGATGTTGTTTGGAGAAGGAAATTCCTTTGCTTGTTTATGAGTTCATTCCCAATGGCAATCTTTATGAATATTTGCATGGCCAAAATGAGGACTTGCCAATGACTTGGGATATGCGTTTGAGAATTGCATCTGAGATTGCAGGAGCTTTGTTTTACTTACATTCAGCTGCCTCTCAACCAATTTATCACAGAGACGTGAAGTCAACAAATATTTTGTTGGATGGAAAGTACAGAGCAAAAGTAGCTGACTTTGGAACTTCTAGAATGATCTCTATTGAAGATACTCATCTCACCACTGTAGTTCAAGGAACTTTTGGATATCTGGATCCTGAATACTTTCATACTAGTCAATTGACAGAAAAGAGTGATGTTTACAGTTTTGGAGTCGTTCTTCTTGAACTATTAACAGGACAAAAACCGTTATCCTCCTTAGGATCTAACGAAGCGAAAAGTTTGGCTTCCTATTTTGTTATTTCTGTTGAGGAAGATCGCTTGTTTGACATTATTGATGATAGGGTGACAAATGAAGGAGACAAAGAACACATAATTGCTGTTGCCAATCTTGCATATAGATGCTTAGAGCTCAATGGGAAAAGAAGGCCAACTATGAAAGAAGTCGCAAGAGAACTGGATGAGATCTGGAAATTGGAGAGGAAGTCTAATAATGCACTACAAAATCATCATGAAGAAATTGAGTATCCTGCAATTGAATATCACcatccatggtttgcagattcTGCTCCCGATATATGTCCAAGCAATATAACACTCACCTCAGAGTCAGATGTTATGCATATTCTTACCGAATAA